In the Myxococcota bacterium genome, one interval contains:
- the gspD gene encoding type II secretion system secretin GspD — MSRRALAAALAALALSAASHSRAQQPAPAPPAVPTPAGDTMVSLDFQDADITEVISTIAKATGKNFLYDDRVRGRVTVISPEPVTVDEAYRVFESILAVKGFTTVPAPGGVLKILPLRDAKENPIDTVTGERPTENRDTFITRLLPLHYVKADAISDTLKPLVSKEASVIPYGQTNTLIITDAAANIRRLSEIIAQIDVATYQEQIKLIPIQFADAAQLTQQLQQIFGDEGGGGTPGQPGLRRARASVPQPGNPGVPGVPGSDNLATGASEPRFIPDERTNAIVVIATKAVLHEIERIITLLDYKRKGAGRIHVYRLKNADADEIAQTLSSLATGSPGGGGLRSSSTGLGGGTTRTSLTGLGGTSQTSASGGLGGLGSSGLTPGAASAVAELGDGVRITSDAPTNSLIIQASAEAYATISEVIDALDVRRPQVMVEALIMEVDANPSQDLGIGWITNMATKDGGIVGIGSESQDGLVSTTSADLANGLSNPGSFTTALLGKTLTIANPDPNAPAGSTIKVPVIQGVITASAVEKNGNIISAPTILTADKKEAEIVVGQNIPVPTSRLQAASTTSDPNNPFQTSQNIARQDVGVTLRVTPQISEGDTVRLNVFQEISEVLPDPDPTLGPTTTNRKVENTVYVRDGECVMIGGILSETQNDNESKVPWLGDIPILGWAFKGTHNDGRKINLLVLLTPRIVRDPQDLERLTVENRERFKSASAPAIDLSAEEKEERRKALEAGIPLPIDPNPVRRELERHDQRYPVETLPQLRDESIQREQEREQEIESLKKKEASGSYLVQVAHFASAEEAVELLQKLIADGYDGTVFSQSEQGETTHWVQLGPYTNEAKAQSVARDLTASRGLPALVVVEP, encoded by the coding sequence GTGAGCCGGCGCGCCCTGGCCGCCGCGCTCGCGGCGCTCGCGCTCTCCGCCGCGAGTCACTCGCGCGCGCAGCAGCCGGCGCCCGCGCCGCCCGCCGTGCCCACGCCCGCGGGCGACACCATGGTCTCGCTCGACTTCCAGGACGCCGACATCACCGAGGTGATCAGCACGATCGCCAAGGCGACCGGCAAGAACTTCCTGTACGACGACCGCGTGCGCGGGCGAGTCACCGTGATCTCGCCCGAGCCGGTGACCGTCGACGAGGCCTACCGCGTGTTCGAGTCGATCCTGGCGGTGAAGGGCTTCACCACGGTGCCCGCGCCGGGCGGCGTGCTGAAGATCCTGCCCCTGCGCGACGCCAAGGAGAACCCGATCGACACGGTGACCGGCGAGCGGCCCACCGAGAACCGCGACACGTTCATCACGCGCCTGCTGCCGCTGCACTACGTGAAGGCCGACGCGATCAGCGACACGCTGAAGCCCCTGGTCTCGAAAGAGGCGAGCGTGATTCCGTACGGCCAGACCAACACGCTGATCATCACCGACGCGGCCGCGAACATCCGGCGACTCAGCGAGATCATCGCGCAGATCGACGTCGCGACTTACCAGGAGCAGATCAAGCTGATCCCGATCCAGTTCGCCGACGCGGCGCAGCTCACCCAGCAGCTGCAGCAGATCTTCGGCGACGAGGGCGGCGGCGGCACGCCCGGCCAGCCGGGGCTGCGGCGCGCGCGGGCATCCGTCCCGCAGCCGGGCAATCCCGGCGTGCCCGGCGTTCCGGGCTCCGACAATCTCGCCACGGGCGCGAGCGAGCCGCGCTTCATTCCCGACGAGCGCACGAACGCGATCGTGGTGATCGCGACCAAGGCCGTGCTGCACGAGATCGAGCGCATCATCACGCTGCTCGACTACAAGCGGAAGGGCGCCGGGCGCATCCACGTGTACCGGCTGAAGAACGCCGACGCCGACGAGATCGCGCAGACACTCTCGAGCCTGGCCACGGGCTCGCCGGGCGGCGGCGGTCTGCGCTCCAGCAGCACGGGGCTCGGCGGCGGCACCACGCGCACCTCGCTCACCGGCCTGGGCGGCACCTCGCAGACCTCCGCCAGCGGCGGGCTGGGCGGCCTGGGCTCGAGCGGACTCACGCCGGGCGCGGCCAGCGCGGTGGCGGAGCTCGGCGACGGCGTGCGCATCACCTCCGACGCGCCCACGAACTCACTCATCATCCAGGCCAGCGCCGAGGCCTACGCGACCATCTCCGAGGTGATCGACGCGCTCGACGTGCGCCGCCCGCAGGTCATGGTCGAGGCCCTGATCATGGAGGTCGACGCCAACCCCAGCCAGGACCTGGGCATCGGCTGGATCACCAACATGGCCACCAAGGACGGCGGCATCGTCGGCATCGGGAGTGAGAGCCAGGACGGCCTGGTCTCGACCACCAGCGCCGACCTCGCGAACGGCCTGTCGAACCCGGGCAGCTTCACCACCGCGCTGCTCGGCAAGACCCTCACGATCGCGAATCCCGATCCCAACGCGCCCGCCGGCAGCACGATCAAGGTGCCCGTCATCCAGGGCGTGATCACCGCCTCGGCGGTCGAGAAGAACGGCAACATCATCTCCGCGCCCACCATCCTCACCGCCGACAAGAAAGAGGCGGAGATCGTGGTCGGCCAGAACATCCCGGTGCCCACCTCGCGCCTCCAGGCTGCGAGCACGACCTCCGACCCGAACAACCCCTTCCAGACCTCGCAGAACATCGCCCGCCAGGACGTCGGCGTGACCCTGCGAGTCACTCCGCAGATCAGCGAGGGCGACACCGTCCGGCTGAACGTCTTCCAGGAGATCAGCGAGGTCCTGCCCGATCCCGACCCCACGCTCGGCCCCACCACCACCAACCGCAAGGTCGAGAACACCGTCTACGTGCGCGACGGCGAGTGCGTGATGATCGGCGGGATCCTGTCCGAGACGCAGAACGACAACGAGTCCAAGGTGCCCTGGCTCGGCGACATTCCGATCCTGGGCTGGGCGTTCAAGGGGACTCACAACGACGGGCGCAAGATCAACCTGCTCGTGCTGCTCACGCCGCGCATCGTGCGCGATCCGCAGGACCTCGAGCGGCTGACCGTCGAGAACCGCGAGCGCTTCAAGTCGGCCTCCGCGCCCGCGATCGACCTCAGCGCCGAAGAGAAGGAAGAGCGGCGCAAGGCGCTCGAGGCCGGCATCCCCCTGCCGATCGATCCCAACCCGGTGCGCCGCGAGCTCGAGCGCCACGACCAGAGATACCCGGTCGAGACGCTGCCGCAGCTGCGCGACGAGTCGATCCAGCGCGAGCAGGAGCGCGAGCAGGAGATCGAGTCTCTCAAGAAGAAGGAGGCGAGCGGCAGCTACCTGGTGCAGGTCGCCCACTTCGCGTCCGCGGAAGAGGCCGTGGAGCTGTTGCAGAAGCTGATCGCCGACGGCTACGACGGCACGGTGTTCTCGCAGAGCGAGCAGGGCGAGACGACGCACTGGGTGCAGCTCGGGCCCTACACGAACGAAGCCAAGGCACAGAGCGTGGCGCGCGATCTGACCGCATCGCGCGGCCTGCCTGCGCTGGTCGTGGTGGAGCCGTAA